The stretch of DNA TTGATGAAGActtcaaattttctcacacagaccttgtctgaaattttcaattctcacCCACCCACCCTTATCCATTTCTCAGTCATCTTCTTCCCTTGACGAAGGTGACACagtatataatatatttgacaagaattttgagtaaattttgcattgaatccGCGTAAAAATAAGCCTATCCCTAatgtagaataaaaaattaataaaattgcaaagtttttGTGTGTCTgaattaaatatgaaaattctcaagaaattattacgggaacgtggcccaattccgactTCCAAAGGTTCGCAcagtgtaagaaaaaaaatggcataaaataaaaagcaataaatttggcacaattttaaagcccatttaatgctctgtTTCCTCTCATAACTTTCaacatttaatgttttatcggttttaagtaatagcggattgaagAAAGTTCGGAGGAGATCGAAATTGAgccatgttcccctacaaaTATCCCCAATGACTTTGCAAATCAACCCCAATTTctgtttcaaaaaaatctttttgcgagttaaaagagaaaagaaaattccttactAAAGTGGAGACGTTGAGTAAATGGTCTTGGTAATTGCAGCACTATTAGAACGTACATCGTAGTAAATCCCATTGCAATTTGCTGGACAATCGCACTGATTGGATGAACTGTTGAGATTTTGTCTATATagaatttctgcaaaaaaaaagattttctttcatcctTTTCTTTCTACTTTAATGCTCAAGAAATTCACCATAATTTTGAACTAAGCAAGAAATTCGTGTAACGTTGCACACATCCAATTTTTGAGGATTTGGAAAGAAGAATGGTACGCACTGGCAGTAATTTAGTGTCTCATCCATACGACACTCAATGTCACAATTATTTTCAcgataaatggaaaaatatttgagttgaTGGTCACCGGGAAAGTAGCATTTGCGGTCTTCAATTGGAAGATCTCTCACCATATCGGAACAATTGGTTTGTTCCCCGGAAACACGAGCCATACTCTCATAGCCAACGGGGTAGATTTTTTCAATACTCCTATCACCAGGATAGGCAGCTGGTTCATTTATGAGCACTCTGATACCTTTCGTGTACACCCCACCAACCGTTGTATCCTCAAGAGCTGGTGCCAGGACAACAGATAGCCCACTCCCAACGCCAAAATGATTAGTTCTGCGTGCTGGATAATTCCCCAGGGATGGCTTGGAGTTGAATGAGCAACAAACACCCCGATATGTGGGGAGGATGCTAAAAATGCTGGAACAATTGACAATTTTTCCCTCCCATCGACAACGTACAAGAAGACTTGAACACGTTTGTTGCTGAAGACGCATCATGGTTGATACAGAAATGTTGTTTACATCtaaaatttcttgaagattATCCAAATCATCGGAATTGATGATGCTCAAGTAATCAGAGAATCCCACTGTAGACTTTAACCACTCAGCTACCTTCGAAGGAGCTACATTGCCCAGACTTGATGGAATATTTCTGCAAGGaagttaagaattttaatttttattatttaattttttttcttttaggatCATCTTACAAACTCTCTGCCAATTCCATTGTTCGCTCCACATTAATTCGGTTCACATTGCAAAAGGTAACAGCGGGGAAATCCAGCTCAGTTATGGGAACATTGACACTCTCAACATTCATCCTGGTTGGATTAGTTTTGTAAGCTTCCCAGAAGGTATTGATGAGCATTATAGCAAGGATGAATGAAGATGTTGTTATAAAGAACCAAGCAATATGAGTATAGATGTTCCCCATTGGGTCCTCAATGTACCGAACACCGTGGATAAAGGTGGTGTCGCAGAACTGCTGCCAGGTCACTTTTACTGCACTCCGGAAACACTTTAATGCCGCAAAAGTCTTCATCTGTCTAAAGTTCCCAACAAACTATTctaaaaatgaagagaaacgttagaaatatatataagatACGTTTGAGGGTAGTTCCAGCCCCGTATTTTGGGCGGGAAATAAATTACCACTAAATTGCCGTgtgataaatgtgaaaatccgAGCCATAAAGAGCCATTGCATTCCCcatattcattttgaattacaGTAATTAGCTGAATATTCATcagaatgagagagaaattgaacattttttccaAGCTCGTGGcgtttgatttatttgatcGTCAATTGGGCGAATTAGAGACGAAATTCCAATTATTTTCCATACACCTATCTATGAATATATGCGGAGGAATGCCTGAAAATACCATTTTGACCATAACTGTGGTTACACGCTTTATcccaaaatttaattctgtGGTCGCCGCAATGATTCATTGATCAAAAGCTGATGATTTTACATTCAtcccgcatttttttttcttcttgctcaTTTAACgcttagattttcttttattagaaaaaattgtaaaattaaataaataaatggtaAAATGcactgaaaaaatcattttattgaaaataattttaataaaatatccttttatCCGTATTGAGCCTCAAGACGATTCCAAAAGGCCATACGTTCTTGGAAGGGATTGCTGCCAGGAATAAGTTGTGTATCAATGTCCAAGAATTCATTTGCATTCGTCATTCGTGCCCAATTGACCTGGATGAGTGTATCCTGATT from Lutzomyia longipalpis isolate SR_M1_2022 chromosome 1, ASM2433408v1 encodes:
- the LOC129793906 gene encoding sodium channel protein Nach-like; amino-acid sequence: MKTFAALKCFRSAVKVTWQQFCDTTFIHGVRYIEDPMGNIYTHIAWFFITTSSFILAIMLINTFWEAYKTNPTRMNVESVNVPITELDFPAVTFCNVNRINVERTMELAESLNIPSSLGNVAPSKVAEWLKSTVGFSDYLSIINSDDLDNLQEILDVNNISVSTMMRLQQQTCSSLLVRCRWEGKIVNCSSIFSILPTYRGVCCSFNSKPSLGNYPARRTNHFGVGSGLSVVLAPALEDTTVGGVYTKGIRVLINEPAAYPGDRSIEKIYPVGYESMARVSGEQTNCSDMVRDLPIEDRKCYFPGDHQLKYFSIYRENNCDIECRMDETLNYCQCVPFFFPNPQKLDVCNVTRISCLVQNYEILYRQNLNSSSNQCDCPANCNGIYYDVRSNSAAITKTIYSTSPLYKDLNVSTHMVVHVFFGSHDFMKLRRDLLSDVVVLIANLGGVFNLFLGISILTMLEVPYFATVRLYMNFRRLEEEAKKRDLFISRLHVVQQQTHLVKVRESIMQHK